One genomic region from Tachysurus vachellii isolate PV-2020 chromosome 22, HZAU_Pvac_v1, whole genome shotgun sequence encodes:
- the vgll4b gene encoding transcription cofactor vestigial-like protein 4b isoform X1 has translation MLFTKMDLLNYQYLDKMNNNIGILCYDGEAALRGESRMQPMSSTVNHRTAPPPISPSKRKHSIELNDGSMEPNNEHVAKMSRLFATHLGKPTNGDYRREPRERSRSPIERLHPAHLYTHMPNLAMEQPLALTKNSTKIHNSPSASPIERQQNRPSVITCAPANNRNCNLSHCTVSHNGCLPSNYRRPSNSNAACDPVIEEHFRRSLGKNYREPEPVTNSVSITGSVDDHFTKALGETWLQIKAKGGSTGSPDSSPNTHMVNINHSPSLVS, from the exons ATGCTATTTACTAAGATGGACCTGTTGAACTACCAGTACTTGGACAAAATGAACAACAACATTGGCATTTTATGCTACGACG GCGAGGCAGCACTGCGTGGCGAGTCCAGGATGCAGCCCATGTCTTCCACAGTCAACCACAGGACAGCTCCTCCTCCCATCAGCCCCAGTAAGAGGAAACACAGCATTGAACTGAACGATGGCAGCATGGAACCCAACAACGAGCATGTGGCCAAGATGAGTCGCCTGTTCGCTACACACCT AGGAAAACCCACAAATGGTGATTACCGCAGGGAGCCTCGCGAACGGAGCCGCAGCCCCATTGAGCGCCTGCACCCTGcccacctttacacacacatgcccaaCCTCGCCATGGAGCAGCCGCTTGCGCTAACCAAAAACAGCACCAAGATCCACAACTCACCAAGCGCCAGCCCCATCGAGCGCcagcag AATCGTCCCTCTGTGATCACGTGCGCCCCTGCGAACAACCGTAACTGTAACCTCTCTCACTGCACTGTGTCTCACAACGGCTGCTTGCCTTCAAACTACAGGAGACCTTCTAACT CAAATGCAGCATGTGACCCTGTGATCGAGGAGCATTTCCGTCGCAGTCTGGGGAAAAACTATAGAGAGCCGGAGCCAGTCACCAACTCCGTGTCCATCACCGGATCGGTGGATGATCACTTCACCAAGGCTCTGGGAGAGACCTGGCTCCAAATCAAAGCTAAAGGAGGCTCCACCGGAAGCCCCGACTCCTCACCTAACACTCACATGGTCAACATCAATCACTCGCCATCCCTAGTTTCCTGA
- the vgll4b gene encoding transcription cofactor vestigial-like protein 4b isoform X2, with protein sequence METPLDVLSRAASLVHADDEKREAALRGESRMQPMSSTVNHRTAPPPISPSKRKHSIELNDGSMEPNNEHVAKMSRLFATHLGKPTNGDYRREPRERSRSPIERLHPAHLYTHMPNLAMEQPLALTKNSTKIHNSPSASPIERQQNRPSVITCAPANNRNCNLSHCTVSHNGCLPSNYRRPSNSNAACDPVIEEHFRRSLGKNYREPEPVTNSVSITGSVDDHFTKALGETWLQIKAKGGSTGSPDSSPNTHMVNINHSPSLVS encoded by the exons GCGAGGCAGCACTGCGTGGCGAGTCCAGGATGCAGCCCATGTCTTCCACAGTCAACCACAGGACAGCTCCTCCTCCCATCAGCCCCAGTAAGAGGAAACACAGCATTGAACTGAACGATGGCAGCATGGAACCCAACAACGAGCATGTGGCCAAGATGAGTCGCCTGTTCGCTACACACCT AGGAAAACCCACAAATGGTGATTACCGCAGGGAGCCTCGCGAACGGAGCCGCAGCCCCATTGAGCGCCTGCACCCTGcccacctttacacacacatgcccaaCCTCGCCATGGAGCAGCCGCTTGCGCTAACCAAAAACAGCACCAAGATCCACAACTCACCAAGCGCCAGCCCCATCGAGCGCcagcag AATCGTCCCTCTGTGATCACGTGCGCCCCTGCGAACAACCGTAACTGTAACCTCTCTCACTGCACTGTGTCTCACAACGGCTGCTTGCCTTCAAACTACAGGAGACCTTCTAACT CAAATGCAGCATGTGACCCTGTGATCGAGGAGCATTTCCGTCGCAGTCTGGGGAAAAACTATAGAGAGCCGGAGCCAGTCACCAACTCCGTGTCCATCACCGGATCGGTGGATGATCACTTCACCAAGGCTCTGGGAGAGACCTGGCTCCAAATCAAAGCTAAAGGAGGCTCCACCGGAAGCCCCGACTCCTCACCTAACACTCACATGGTCAACATCAATCACTCGCCATCCCTAGTTTCCTGA